The following is a genomic window from Phaseolus vulgaris cultivar G19833 chromosome 6, P. vulgaris v2.0, whole genome shotgun sequence.
CCAGAAAGACCTTGTAGTGGTTTTACACTGCAGAAAGCCTTTTCTCTTTCCGGTGTTAGCACTAAGGGCCCAAGTTTAACTTTTATACATGTTAAGGGAATAAAACTTGTAGTTTCCTCATTGGGGACTAAGTGAATGGTTTAATCTCTATTTGAGAATACAACTTACAAGTATAAAATTTGTAGACTACAGGTAGGAGTATCTGAAATGTGTAAAGGCACAATTACAATTTTGATGTgtttttgcttctttctatgTAGTCAGATTAAAAACAGGTGTAGAGAGACTGAAATTAACTTTTTGAGAAACCACTTGAAAGGCCTTACCCTAAATCGGTTTATTGATgttgttataattataaaaataaggaatatctagattatatatgtatattaatatataatatattagtagaagtgtttttatttattattgttcaaatctcctctatttattttattaatttcattttctcaatataaataaaacactCTTGCTGTTTCAGAAACACATGGTTTCAGCTCAATTACTCTGTTTTCAATAGTATGACAAATATTTTGGCTTTTATAGAACCTAGTGGTGGCATAGTTGCATTTTGATTCATGTAGGTGACTGCATTAGTGAGAGGGTTTGGTCGTTTCCGTTTGATGATCGACTTTTTCATTTTTGGAGGATTGGAATTTGGAAGGGATAGTTTTATAACAAACTATTCAGTGTTTAACTGGGTGTTCACATATCTTTCCTTATGACTGTGATGTTGGTGTTGGAACCTAAAAATTAAACCACCTTTGTATTGTCATTTGTTGTTAATTAGTGATGAATTGGATTGTACAGTAGATCATGCCCCTGAAATTTGAACAGTGAATGTTTTAATGATGATGATTATAATTCCTTTTCTTCACTTCTGTACAAACTCTTAAGTTTGCTAGGAAGTTGTGTTGTCCTTGAATCAGAATCTATAGAAGGGAGAATGAAACTAATATTTGGATATGCTGCTTTATTATTCTCAATACATGGGAAAACGTTATCTcatgaaatattaattagtttttcaccgtttttttttatcaagggCTAGTAATGGTTTGCTGCTATTGTATTAAgattattcaaataaatttacTGGTGATGTCTTTGTAGATGTGTCATCTTCTGCTTCAATTTTCCAGCGATTAAGTATAGGAGAATCCAAAGTGCCAACATTTGAAGATGACCCTGCAGTGGTTATTCCAATTCATTTACAAGCCTTGAGTGCTGACTGTTCACATTTGAGTTTTGGTACATACAATAGCGGCAGTAATTCTGCATCTGTGGTTCTTACTTCCAATCATCTTTCTAAAAATGGCATGGAAGTGAAGTCTGCAGCTGTAAATGATTCTTCAGCTCAGTTCCTGGATGAAAggcaattttttttccattttctattttttgatATATAGTCTGTTTTGTCTATGGCAcaactcattttatttttattatgccTCTATTAGTTCTGTAGACTATGGTGATAAGCAGCTTAGATTTGATGTTCCTAGAAGAGGAGCAGGTGATAAAAACAGTGACTTCCTTTCATCTCCTAAGCAATGGCCTGTGAACCATATTATTCCTCAGGAAACTCTTGAGCATGAACACAACTTCACAGCATCTGTATCAGACCCTCTTTTCCTAAAATCACATTGGGTGAATACGTCACTGCCTCTGAAGCAGCCAGGCTTGGGGAGTGGAAACCATTTTACTTTTCCAAGAGAACAGGTGAGGTGACACTGAAGCCTTTCCAacttgagttctttattttggttttcttaTTGATATTGATGGGCTTTCTACATGAAATATATCCGTTCAGATGACCTATATGATTCTATTATTTAATAGCTGTATACTTATAAATGCttacttttaaaatttcaagtgttatatatatagtatataattttgatatttggtTTTTTTACCTTTATGCAGTATGCTGACCCAAATTCAATACCTGGTGATTTGTTGGCATTTCTCATGTCACAATCACAACCTGCAAGACATAACAATGCAGTGTCTTTTATAAGCAATCCTGTCATCTCCACGTCCAAGGTAGAGTATTCATCTGTACACATCATGCTCATCTGTTATTtgattttatgtatttttgcGTGTGGCCATATGCTAATAACTTCATGGAACTGATATTCTTTGGTAGGAATAGTGATTTAATGATGTTAATATCTCGAGAACATTGTTGGTTGAAGAATAACCAAAAAGAGATGGTTCAAGTCTATAAAGATGTTTTTGTTTAGATTGCTCAGAAGTTAATGATCCCCAAAGTTTGTTTCGATATTTCTTATTAATCCGAATACTATGTTAACTGTCAATCTGTTTCGATACTTAGGCTTAAAACCTGGTAACAAGTTCATTATGATAGTTAGATACCCTATCCAGTAAAATCCTATGATAATTGTTTTTACATATAACCGTGTATAACTTACTGTGTAGTTTTAAGGTAGATATTAAATGCCAAAAGAATTACAGTTAACAGTGAAAGAAAGTGCAATAATATCATTTACCTAAAGTCTAAAGGTTCCAAATCAGTGCTCTAAAAACTGTCATTGATAATACTTGACAGTTGTTGAACCTTGCAGGTCAGTGAGCCAGGTGCCTTTTCTCTACCTATGAGATCTGCACTTCCCCAGGATCCTACAGTGCAGTCCTCAACACATTTTCATCAATTGTTTGACAAGAAAGGATATCATTCCCTGCCCTCTCAGCAAGCATTTTCAGGCAACACTGCATATAATCCATCTCCGGCAGACATGAAGTATAACCTTCTGCAAAATAGAAATGAATTCCTTACAAATAGATTGCCTCCCCGTGCCATTGCCAGAGATGCATTTGGTTATGGAAATCTTGGCTCTTCCGTTTATAGTTCTGAAAGCTTTCTGGCTAATCCATCTCCTTCTCATATGATACCTTCAAATAACTTTAACGACACTTTATCTTCTCAGTATAGTGGTGGACATAACCTAAGCTCTATCCATCAGGTATGTTGTAGTTTTTTTCTGTTGAAGAATAATCTTTTTCATACAAAGTTTTGTTTTACTATAGTTCGTTCGTATTATGAGGATAATGACATGTAAAGTTAGCTATTGTGGATCTGTGCATGCTTCATCTGCAAATCTAGTCCCAGAAAATTAAAAAGTGACATTCAATTGTTCTTAACGTCTGATGGATGGGTTATTCTCCCAAAGTGTGATATCCTTGACTAGGATTTATTTGAATCAATTTTTCGATAAACAACacttgaagaaaaagaaagtttttcataaacaaatattaacatgagtataaactaatttgtaaaattgattttatattaactttttcaaaaactgatttttaaCGTAAGAATTATTCCCGAAGTCTGATAATTGTCCTTGACATAATCCACACTATTACAAATCTGTTATATAATTTCATCATTTAGGTTAATggttttttgtcatttttttaagCAGCATGGTAGTTTTTCTCACTGGGACTATGGGTCTGAGTCAAGATCTTCGATGATCCCAGAGAGAACCCAGCCTAACCTTCAGGGGCACCCAAATCAGGCTTCCTTGTTACAGTATGCAAGTCCTGGATATTCTAACCTTAATCATTCTCAGCCACGGGTTTTCGAAGATCTTCAGCAcccaggtggttttcaagattTGTCATCCAAGCAGTTGCATCAATTTTGGCAGCACAACAACTAACTCCCTTCTGCATGTTTTTATCTTATCTGTTTTTGCAAGAAATTATTCTTGTAGGTTTAGGTGAATTATTTTTATGGTATTTTCATTCAGATGCTTGAGCGTTAATTCAATTTGTACATACCTTCATAACATGTCTTCCGTAGTCCTGATTTTCCCTTAATTTTACTGTGTAGTACTTGGGCACCCTTTTCTTAGGGAAGGTTTATTTAATATACGTTTTCAACCCAGCAAAATAGTTTTCTGAAGCTGCAAGCATAAGCTAATTAGCAGTTTTATACATATATTCCATGGGAATGGGGACCCCCAAAACATGATGATGAGAAGGAAGGCGTGAAGTGGAGCAATTATGACATTAGATATCTGTTGTGGGAGAAAATCAACACGAGGTTAAGAAAGTGTTGAGTTAGGCATCGAGattaacacaaaattaaacaataattttaGGTGGGGATGGTTATTACACTATTCCCTAACCCCATTCTAAAAGCTAATCATTATTTTTAGATTGTAATAAGTTTGTTGTCGTAATGCAGCTACTCAAGCTTCTATGTGGCCGAAAGGTGTTTGGTGCTGACCACTGCAGTATCTCCTCAACCCGCAGTCTCGGAAGTGCTTTAACCACTTCCTTCTCATCATTCTTGCCATCCAAACTCTATGCAAAACTTTCTTCTTTTCACTCAACATTTTACCCACATTCTTCACTAAAATCACGTTTTATCCTTCATAATTGGAccattgttttttttcttcttctaaaatTACAGATTTCTTTAGTtaactaaaattagtttatttttaaaataaagaatatgtAACTTTCTAAAGAAGTTTCAATACTTTTCAGGCTTGTCTATTTATTGACtaaatatgttttgaaaaaatcaAATGCAAACCCTTTCTACATCAATTAACCACAATAATTAATAtagattttttaatataagatGTAGAAACTCCCTTTTTACTATGTTTGAATactatgtaaaaaaaatatagtataaCTAACTATatggaaaaaatattttcaaatataataagTCAAAATAACACAAAAATCCTAATTTACAAGATTTGTtgaaattacataaaaaaaactttaaatattatgtactcaaacataaaaaaatagttagaaataatCTTGtgcataaatataaaattaaaaggtaaaaagaaaaattcttttGTAGTTACCATTGTTTTGTAATCATAAATGTTCCcttaataatagaaaaatcaaataattaaaacttgTACTTAAAAGAGAAACTCTATACGTATATGGTAAGATATCCGAGAAAAGAGTTTACAAAATTTAAGAGAATAAAAAAGGAATACATAACGTATATACATTCATCCCAAAAGGTAATAACAAATTTTTATCCAGTTCTCTTTCAAGTTCAACTATTGGACTTGCACAACCATTTACCATATACCAAATACgaacataagtttttttttatagttaacaATGGATCTACATACATAAAaggatatttttataaataatatttattgataacTTTTGAAAGATCTGTCTATCATAGAATAACACATGGTTATTTTAAGCTATATGTTTGTATCTTGGACTTCCTAAGTGATGGTACATTTAAGACATTCACTGTTTAGATACATGCATGTGTTCCAAATATGCAATGAACTCTTTTAGCTTTTCACCACTTAAAGTTTTAATCTACACAATTTAAATACCAAATGAAACTAGGATATCCATGTTAAATATATGCACATCTACATAATACAGTGTTCACATACCATCGTAAGTATCAACTAGAATCATCATCCATAACAAttctatttaaattaaaataaattcattcaatTCCATAACATTATATTATACATCATTTAAATCATATTATAATGGGTTTTCATATTCATTTTATCATGCATATTcacaaatattatttaatattttcaattaacaATATGGTTAAGGAACAAGGAAATTCGTTTATTGGATTAAATCATAATTTTCATCTAATTCCTTTTAGAGTTTAAATTTGTTAGACAAATTTCAATATGCTAAATGAATTTGGAAAGATTTTGTTGAGTGCATTGTAATCCAATAAGCAAATTTAAGTCTAAGAGTAATCTTGGCACTCTAAGTGAAATTCCATTTTATGAATGAATTTTGGAACTTGAAATTATGCATAATCTTCTAAAACTAGTTCAGAACAAAAGTTTATCATTATACACATTTTAACAAGTTTAAAATTCTCAAATAAACCATCTATTTCTCATATTTCACATTCCAATCATAGTTAAATCTCACATGGGATGAACTGCGTGGAATCTTGAGAGCTCATAAGGTGCCTCTCCAAGATTGAGCTTAGAAGGAGACCTTAACATCGTATGACAAATTACGCATAAGATCTGCCTTACAACAAACTCAGTTCATACGCAAGGATGCTACAACTTTAAAAAACTCTAGGGGAAGAGAATGATGCGTTTGAGGTTAAGTCGAAAAActcaattgataaaaaaatatctcaaaTGTTAAGAAAGTTTAAGCAAATGATGAAACAAAAAGATCAAGGCAATAAGAGGAAGGAACAATATTATGAAGAGGTCATATGCTATGAATGGATACGACAAAAAAACATGAAGAAAGAGTGATCCAAGTTCAAGAGAAACCAAAATTTAAGAAGAAGAGTTTGATGGCTATTCGGAAAGACTCAGACTCAAGTTTGGACTCCAGGTCAAACGTGAAGCATGCAAATCTATGTCTCATGGCAGAAATAGAGGATAAGGTAACTTCTAACCTTAATCTTTCTTTTTGAAACACCATCTGACTCAGCACATTCATCATCTGATGAAGATGATAATAATGATCTTTCTTACAAAGATCTTATGAAAATCTGTAATTAAATCTCACgagtaatatttgaaattaaaacaaaGATTTAAAACTTTATCATTTGAAAATGCAAAGCTAAAGGAGAATCATTTATCTACTGAAAATAAAATGGTGTGCCTAGAACAAACTCATGTTTCAGATTCAGAGAAGAAGAAATGTCTTGAAGGATTAACATGTTGCAAACacgttttttcaaaatttcatgtGAGCTCTAAATCTTTAAATCTTCTCTTTTCTAACGTTATACATACATATGACAAGTCTGACCTCGGCTATGACCTAAAATTAAGAACCATGTTAAGAAATATGTTAAAAGTACTTGTCACAATAGTTGTAAGCATGAAGTGGCAGATGAAAAAGTAAATGACATAATAAGAACTAACGGACCCAAAAAGATTCAAGTAAGAAAAGATTTCATAATTCCTATTGTAGATGTGTTATACGAGAAAAGGCCAATGGCGAAGTTTGTTCCTAAATAGTGGATGCTCGTCAGACATGACAAGCATAAATTCTATGTTCTAAGACCTAAAGTAACATGACAAAGGTAAGGTAGCGTTCAGATGTACAAACTAATAGGATACTATTAGAATTAGAAAATTTTTCTTGTGTAGATTTATGTATTAAAGTTTCAGACGTAACAAGGACATCAGAGGTAGCAAAGTCATCATATATTCTCAAAGAATTAGACGCAAAGGAAAAATCATATGGAAGcacaattttaatttcattaaagcTAATACAAATATGGTAGATTTTGTTGATGACACCTGATAAGGCGACATGCTTGTTTGTGCAGTATTACAATTTTTATTGAGTCTGTGCATTCTTAGTCATCAGACACACTTAATgtgttacataaaaaaaatcaaaccaaAGAAAACATCTTCCATGAACTGCTTTGATGGAAAAGTAGTACAAGTTATCCTCTATTGGACTAAGATCATCTTTTGATGATCTTTAAGGGGAGAAagataagaataaaattaaaaaagaaaacattggAGATatgaataagaagaagaaagagaagataATTCTTAAGGGATAGAAGGATAAAGCccctaaaagaaaatatatggaAAAAAAGATAAAACGAGGAAGGGTTAAGGGGGAGAATAGATGGAGAAGTTAGAGCTTAACAAATGATGTCAATTGATGAGGAAGCTAACAAGAAGAAGAAGTCGAAGGTGAAGacaatatttatttagtttcttcTACTCTATGctacatgaaaaaatatttatgaaagcTTGATTTGAtgatttgatttttgaaaattatgcatgtttaaactttatttttttaaacaccATAAAAAAGGGGAGATTGTTAGGGTGAATTTCTAAAACCCTATTTGATTTTGATTAAGTGGTTTACAATGCAACATGATTTTATAAGTATCTTATTTCGACAAACGCGAGTTCTTCGTTTGACGAACAAACGCAT
Proteins encoded in this region:
- the LOC137831129 gene encoding uncharacterized protein isoform X1, which produces MNGGGEHVAAESAVPAAAEKVVRSVKEIVDCTEHEIYAVLEECDMDVNRAVEKLLSQDTFHEVKSKRERKKEGAFNSRARGKNVGLSRGGKTSSSSDCSVVQSGLTHVTYNEHYKANGKGEGGSVCASASVMAPATHNVMKSTKSDCFSTDNGRQSSMTRHSVSDFALASSGPQPSTTGVKKGRLSMADIVRMGRTSSQDVVNNCNTSGVSACGNLESSLGLPCQNHSEQQGFHDEWPVIEHPIARNSQAPNMYASNSNGLLENPIMHVTAICSHRNSDLDVAPVSWRDVASDHVVSEETESASTSSKNTLLSSNNGLQSHSNSNFGNTLSPDRRSSYEHHEDVSSSASIFQRLSIGESKVPTFEDDPAVVIPIHLQALSADCSHLSFGTYNSGSNSASVVLTSNHLSKNGMEVKSAAVNDSSAQFLDESSVDYGDKQLRFDVPRRGAGDKNSDFLSSPKQWPVNHIIPQETLEHEHNFTASVSDPLFLKSHWVNTSLPLKQPGLGSGNHFTFPREQYADPNSIPGDLLAFLMSQSQPARHNNAVSFISNPVISTSKVSEPGAFSLPMRSALPQDPTVQSSTHFHQLFDKKGYHSLPSQQAFSGNTAYNPSPADMKYNLLQNRNEFLTNRLPPRAIARDAFGYGNLGSSVYSSESFLANPSPSHMIPSNNFNDTLSSQYSGGHNLSSIHQHGSFSHWDYGSESRSSMIPERTQPNLQGHPNQASLLQYASPGYSNLNHSQPRVFEDLQHPGGFQDLSSKQLHQFWQHNN
- the LOC137831129 gene encoding uncharacterized protein isoform X4, whose protein sequence is MAPATHNVMKSTKSDCFSTDNGRQSSMTRHSVSDFALASSGPQPSTTGVKKGRLSMADIVRMGRTSSQDVVNNCNTSGVSACGNLESSLGLPCQNHSEQQGFHDEWPVIEHPIARNSQAPNMNSDLDVAPVSWRDVASDHVVSEETESASTSSKNTLLSSNNGLQSHSNSNFGNTLSPDRRSSYEHHEDVSSSASIFQRLSIGESKVPTFEDDPAVVIPIHLQALSADCSHLSFGTYNSGSNSASVVLTSNHLSKNGMEVKSAAVNDSSAQFLDESSVDYGDKQLRFDVPRRGAGDKNSDFLSSPKQWPVNHIIPQETLEHEHNFTASVSDPLFLKSHWVNTSLPLKQPGLGSGNHFTFPREQYADPNSIPGDLLAFLMSQSQPARHNNAVSFISNPVISTSKVSEPGAFSLPMRSALPQDPTVQSSTHFHQLFDKKGYHSLPSQQAFSGNTAYNPSPADMKYNLLQNRNEFLTNRLPPRAIARDAFGYGNLGSSVYSSESFLANPSPSHMIPSNNFNDTLSSQYSGGHNLSSIHQHGSFSHWDYGSESRSSMIPERTQPNLQGHPNQASLLQYASPGYSNLNHSQPRVFEDLQHPGGFQDLSSKQLHQFWQHNN
- the LOC137831129 gene encoding uncharacterized protein isoform X2, with the translated sequence MNGGGEHVAAESAVPAAAEKVVRSVKEIVDCTEHEIYAVLEECDMDVNRAVEKLLSQDTFHEVKSKRERKKEGAFNSRARGKNVGLSRGGKTSSSSDCSVVQSGLTHVTYNEHYKANGKGEGGSVCASASVMAPATHNVMKSTKSDCFSTDNGRQSSMTRHSVSDFALASSGPQPSTTGVKKGRLSMADIVRMGRTSSQDVVNNCNTSGVSACGNLESSLGLPCQNHSEQQGFHDEWPVIEHPIARNSQAPNMNSDLDVAPVSWRDVASDHVVSEETESASTSSKNTLLSSNNGLQSHSNSNFGNTLSPDRRSSYEHHEDVSSSASIFQRLSIGESKVPTFEDDPAVVIPIHLQALSADCSHLSFGTYNSGSNSASVVLTSNHLSKNGMEVKSAAVNDSSAQFLDESSVDYGDKQLRFDVPRRGAGDKNSDFLSSPKQWPVNHIIPQETLEHEHNFTASVSDPLFLKSHWVNTSLPLKQPGLGSGNHFTFPREQYADPNSIPGDLLAFLMSQSQPARHNNAVSFISNPVISTSKVSEPGAFSLPMRSALPQDPTVQSSTHFHQLFDKKGYHSLPSQQAFSGNTAYNPSPADMKYNLLQNRNEFLTNRLPPRAIARDAFGYGNLGSSVYSSESFLANPSPSHMIPSNNFNDTLSSQYSGGHNLSSIHQHGSFSHWDYGSESRSSMIPERTQPNLQGHPNQASLLQYASPGYSNLNHSQPRVFEDLQHPGGFQDLSSKQLHQFWQHNN
- the LOC137831129 gene encoding uncharacterized protein isoform X5; protein product: MTRHSVSDFALASSGPQPSTTGVKKGRLSMADIVRMGRTSSQDVVNNCNTSGVSACGNLESSLGLPCQNHSEQQGFHDEWPVIEHPIARNSQAPNMYASNSNGLLENPIMHVTAICSHRNSDLDVAPVSWRDVASDHVVSEETESASTSSKNTLLSSNNGLQSHSNSNFGNTLSPDRRSSYEHHEDVSSSASIFQRLSIGESKVPTFEDDPAVVIPIHLQALSADCSHLSFGTYNSGSNSASVVLTSNHLSKNGMEVKSAAVNDSSAQFLDESSVDYGDKQLRFDVPRRGAGDKNSDFLSSPKQWPVNHIIPQETLEHEHNFTASVSDPLFLKSHWVNTSLPLKQPGLGSGNHFTFPREQYADPNSIPGDLLAFLMSQSQPARHNNAVSFISNPVISTSKVSEPGAFSLPMRSALPQDPTVQSSTHFHQLFDKKGYHSLPSQQAFSGNTAYNPSPADMKYNLLQNRNEFLTNRLPPRAIARDAFGYGNLGSSVYSSESFLANPSPSHMIPSNNFNDTLSSQYSGGHNLSSIHQHGSFSHWDYGSESRSSMIPERTQPNLQGHPNQASLLQYASPGYSNLNHSQPRVFEDLQHPGGFQDLSSKQLHQFWQHNN
- the LOC137831129 gene encoding uncharacterized protein isoform X3, which codes for MAPATHNVMKSTKSDCFSTDNGRQSSMTRHSVSDFALASSGPQPSTTGVKKGRLSMADIVRMGRTSSQDVVNNCNTSGVSACGNLESSLGLPCQNHSEQQGFHDEWPVIEHPIARNSQAPNMYASNSNGLLENPIMHVTAICSHRNSDLDVAPVSWRDVASDHVVSEETESASTSSKNTLLSSNNGLQSHSNSNFGNTLSPDRRSSYEHHEDVSSSASIFQRLSIGESKVPTFEDDPAVVIPIHLQALSADCSHLSFGTYNSGSNSASVVLTSNHLSKNGMEVKSAAVNDSSAQFLDESSVDYGDKQLRFDVPRRGAGDKNSDFLSSPKQWPVNHIIPQETLEHEHNFTASVSDPLFLKSHWVNTSLPLKQPGLGSGNHFTFPREQYADPNSIPGDLLAFLMSQSQPARHNNAVSFISNPVISTSKVSEPGAFSLPMRSALPQDPTVQSSTHFHQLFDKKGYHSLPSQQAFSGNTAYNPSPADMKYNLLQNRNEFLTNRLPPRAIARDAFGYGNLGSSVYSSESFLANPSPSHMIPSNNFNDTLSSQYSGGHNLSSIHQHGSFSHWDYGSESRSSMIPERTQPNLQGHPNQASLLQYASPGYSNLNHSQPRVFEDLQHPGGFQDLSSKQLHQFWQHNN